Within Garra rufa chromosome 9, GarRuf1.0, whole genome shotgun sequence, the genomic segment AAGCTAatcatgtccctttagtggctcgccttattttatcagaacaccttatttgttttccatgcctatacagacaccaacccacccctgcacttaacatctcctgcacaacctggaacataacatttattcctgtgatctgccattttcgctattgtcctcgctttgtttttcacaatagcctagctgcagaacgtCTGATGAGactctatgcaaatgttgggggcataaCTATTAATGATCTTGACTATAATGTCATAGTTGGTGTTATGTTATGATTGgcgtcttttgcaaacaccagatttatataacaaggaggaaacaatggtgtttaagactcacggtatgtcatgtccatgtacagaactgttattattcaactaggtaaggtaaatacagttttccattctatggcacctttaagcaaAACAAGTTAAAACAAGTTATACCCCACTGTATAAATAATGTTTGGGTATATGTCACAGctcactttattttgctttcctcacttataaatgaactatagtgtcctgtatATAGTATGTCCTGTGTATACAGCGAAGTAGAGTTTAACTTTTTGTtaatgttaaaggtgccatagaatggaataCTGTATTTACCGTGACagagttgaataataacagttcagtacatggacatgacataccatgagtctcaaacaccaccatatataaatctggtgtttgcaaaagaccactgaaaaataggtcaattccaacataacacagactattatgcaatagtcccgatcgttaatagttacgcccccaacatttgcatagaccAATCATCGGTAaattataatgttacacagagcacatacaATCACAATAGTGAGAATAAAATGAtagtgcattcaaaacggcagattcaacaaaccgcatattaaaagtggctagagctccataattaaatatatattttcctccatgtgcaagctattgagatgagcagttctgtgaaacagccaatcaggtcagagctcatcattaatatttacggaccttccaaataaggcaataacagaccatttcattctagggaaaaatcctagggttgtaaatggacttgtaaaaccgtttctggagatttttgcCCTTTTCTGTGCCatttaccttctatgtagatatcagagaacaattaaaaatattgtatcaatgccttctatggcacctttaaagcacAATTATTTGTCTTAAGTTTCTTTATTACCTTTAAGTACCAAATGGTTTAGTCCATTAGTCCTTggaataaaaattctaaataaaatttaTACTGTTCAAAACATCTTTGAGGCCCTTTTTCTGAAGTTGACAAGTTGTCTCTTTTACAGTTGTTAACTGCATATAATTATATAActatattagttttagttttttcattGTTGTACAAAGGAAGTCTTAATAGTGAagctaaaaaattaaaacatgaaacggGTTGATGCCAAAGTGCTCCaggcatttatttttaaataagcagtcccaaaaataacaacaaaactgaaaaataacACCCGCTAAGTTATATGTATAGAGAGAAAGATCAATGATAACACTtgttttttaaaggtaaaaaaacatGTGTAAGTAAACATGTAATTTAATTGTGTTACAGATGGAGGAgatctgttttaaataatttcacCACAATATTGAGTAACCAAATTCCATTGCATTACAAGCACAAAGAACAACTTTGTTTTGTGTTTATCTGGTCATGCAGAACCAGCAGTGGCATCTTCCAGAAGTGGATCCTCCATCGACTgcaaaaccaaaaacaaacatgAACACACAGAGCATTTCTCTGAAACTCTTGTAATCACCATAGATTTGAGTGATTGATTGTGGTAATAGTGATTATTATTAGTGATACAGTACCTTGGCATCTTCATCCTTCTTGCACAGAGCTTTTCCAGTCAAAACACAGAAACTGATGCTCACACAGAGCTGAAGGACTGATAGCACTATCATCATGATATCTAGTCCTCTGAAGATGATCTGGGTGGGTAAAGAGTAGAGTGCCAAGTTATTAAAGGAAAATCATCCATAAAGCCTTTCAAACACATTTAAATCCAAACACAAGAGCTTTCATGTTTTATTTAGAAACCCTGGGAAAAAGCCCATCATATGGATGActttttatgctgctttttgtaGGCTCAAAAGAACTTGAACTGTGAGTATGTTTGGAAAAAGATTTGATATGCAGTAGGTAGTCTTAACACCATCTAAAGAATAGAAAGATATTTACCTCACTAAGATTCCTGTAGTACAGACACATCTCAGTTTTCCTAATATCTTCAGGTGTAGGCGTTCTATAACGATTACCATAGTCATTATAACTTGGATAATAGTAATTGTAGTTGTCACAGTATACATTTGTATGATCAATTGCAAGGTCCACTGAATACAGCACGACAGCTGTGATAGCGAAGGCAGCACAGACTACATTCAGAATCATCCCGATTACCAGCtgtgaaacacacaaaaaaaaacacatatatatatatacacacacacacatacacagtggtgtgaaaaaaggCGGCCCCCTTGCTGATTTTTGAAggtttgtcacactttaaagtttcagatcatcaaacaaatttaaatattaatcaaagataacacaagtaaacacaacatgccaTTTTTGAATGACGTTTTTTATCTAAACCCACATGGCTCTGTGTGAAAATGTGTTTGCCCCCTAAATATAATAACTGGTTAGGCCAcacttagcagcaacaactgcaatcaagcgtttacgataacttgcaatgagtctattacagagctgtgcaggaattttgtcccactcatcttggcagaattgttgtaattcagccacattggagggttttcaagcataaaccgcctttttaaggtcatgccacagcatctcaataggattcaggtcaggattttgactaggccactccaaagtcttcactttgtttttcttcagccattcagaggtggctttgctggtgtgttttggatcattgtccaagttcacttcagcttgaggtcatgaacagatggccagacattgtcattcaggattttttggtagacagcagaattcatggttccatttatcacagcaagtcttccaggtccagaagcagcaaaacagccccagaccatcacaccacCACCATATTTTCCTGTTGGTataatgttctttttctgaaatgctgtgttacttttatgccagatgtaatgggacataCACTTTCCAAAAAGttttttgtctcgtcagtccacacagtattttcccaaaagtcttggggatcatcaagatgttttctggcaaaaccgagacgagcctttatgttctttttgctcagcaccGGTTTTcctcttggaactctgccatgcaggtcGTTTTTGCCCAgtttctttcttatggtggagtcatgaatactgaccttaactgaggcaagagaggcctgcagttctttagatgccttttgtgacctcttggatgagtcgtcgctgcgctcttggggtaattttggtcggccggccactcctgggaagatTCACAACTGTttcatgttttcgccatttgtggataatgtctctcactgtggttcgctggagtcccaaagctttagaaacagCTTTATAACCCTTTCGaggactgatagatctcaattactttctttctcacttgttcctgaatttctttggatctcaacatgatatgtagcttttgaggatcttttggtctacttcacattgtcaggcaggtcctatttaagtgatttcttgattgtgaacaggtgtggcagtaatcaggcctgggtgtggctacaGAAACTAAACTCAGGTgtggggggcaaacactttttcacacagggccatgtgggtttggatgtTGTTTTCccttcaaaaaaaaaaccttcatttataaactgcatgttgtgtttatttgtgttatctttggttattatttaaatttgtttgatgatctgaaacattaaagtgtgacaaacatgcaaaagaataaaaaaaatcaggaagggggccaacacttttttacaccactgtatatgtataatgtatatatatagcaAACCAACAAAACTAGAACTGTCAAAAACACAAATGCCTTTGATAGAATCTTACCAGACAGGAACTGGGAAACTTCGCTGAGAGAATACACAAGATTCCAACTACAAGGaactgtaataataaaaaaaaaatttaaataaaaaaatgtaacaatgaTACTTTTCTTTTTACAGGCACTGCACAATATTAATTGatttataaacataaaaaagCATCAAAATTAAACCTGGCTTACCACACTACCAATCCAAAAGGGTCCAAAGGCTATTCTAAATATGTTGTAGTAAAACCCGAGGCATGTAAACACAATACCCACAGCAATATTGAGAACACCAATTATCATCTGCACAACCTATGGCACAAGAGAACAATATAGTTaggaaaatacaaatacaaaaagttGGTACAATCATGACACTGTAAGTCAACCAATCGAATTTTTGCTGTCAGTGTGGACAGCAAACATTTTAATGTTATAAGTAAGTATTTGCACAATGTTTACaaaaagtttaatatttttttaataaatgacatTCAGTTGCATAGGCTAAAAAAAATTGCAACTACAATGAAATTTTTCCAAAACTAATACTTTTAATCCAAAAACTACACAGATATTTCAATAATTTTGtgttctctcacaaaagtattgcattccccCCAAGATACTTTGCGCTTGCTTCTAAATAAAGTTTTCCTCTCAAAAATCATCACAAATTTTTTCCGCCGTGGAATAAAACAGGGAACAAAAAGTAATTAGGACTTTTTATCTTCACAATTTAtgtcaaaatttgattttttttcccctcacaattctaaggaaaaagtataaattgcttaatataaactctgactttttgaattctgactttcttacaaatctgatgttctatgtcaattctgactttttttgtttttgtttacgccacaaaataaaagaaaatacaaacAATTAATTGCCACATTTTCTCTTGCAGATCTTACAAGACttatttcctcacaattgtgaggtatattgcataggtttttaacataaacaataaaaaaggtaattgtgacttttatctcaaaattcagatttttctaagaaaaaattaattgcaagatatacacagcaaaaaatgcttttcttacttagatgttttgtcttgttttcagccaaaattcttaaagtaaagtaaaaattattgaaaattataaaacaagcaaaaataacctgtcaatggggtaagaataataatcttattttctgtttgaaataagattttttgcttgttcacttaattttgactttgtttttttctgaaaacaagaacatcattttacttgtctagaaaatccttcttgatttaagaatttttagatatgttggctgcaaacaagacaaaaaagtctaagtaagaaaacattttgcagtgtaaacttgcagatataaactaaaaactgAACTGTgataaaaaattcagaattgagagaaaaaaccCTTGATTGTGTCAAAGTTTCTTAGGTGAACACAAAAGTTTGGTAAGTAAACACTGTGAAAAACAGTTTAGAAAGTGCATGCAAAAgtattgaaatacatttttttcccattttaccAACACCATGTCCTTTTAGCGGCTCCAggtgtttttaaaaagtttttaattcATTGTACTAACATAATCTAACTCAGGGGTTTTTCTATCCAAAAAACTATTCTAAGTATTTGAAAATCACAAgacctgaaaatattaaaaagtatttCGAAATTAATATAAATGTCAGACTCACTCCGAAAGCTGTGTGGACATCCTTCAGCTTTCCTTTCATACCCTGAGATACAGAACACACTGGACTGCAGCACAGAAAACCCAGAATCTGACACAGTACGGGCCATTTGCTCTTTGGGTTTGAGGAGACGGTGATGACCGTCAAACCTTGACCCTGAGACACTGTCAGAGACATGCTTCAGCGCTGAACAGATGCAGTAGGTAACAATGGCCAAACCTGTTTGTTAACAGcatgaaataaaaaagaacagcaaaTGATCACTATTGCAGGAGAACCGGTTTTCAAGTACATATCATAATATCAGGAAGAAAAAAAGAACTTAACACTTTAAGTAGACTCAAAAAAATTCACAATATGTTTGATTATTAAAACAGCATTTGTTGCCTATATAAACGTTTTTTATGTAGGTGCCTACATGAAAGAGCAGTGGAAAAATACACCTGCACTATTATGTTTTTTATAAGGAAGTTGTGGTGCAGGATGTTTAACCACAGTTTGTTCAttatctttaatgtttttttaaaattctcttttacttttgttttgttgttaactatattcaattattaattttaatcttACGAAACATTGTGTTAACTTAAACTTACCTTGTACGTCTGAGTCGCAGTACAGATGAGTAAAAATGAAAAGActctgtgggtttttttttttttttttgagggtgGAGTTTTGATTTTTCCTGGCAGTGACTTCCTCATAAACTGTAAACAAATAACTGTAAGGAATGTTGTTCATGACTTGAATTACTGTTTAGTATTTTAGTTAATAGTAACTAATGTTACTTACCTTCACTCCACAGTGTTGAAAATCATATGAAAGAAAGATTTGAAAAGGTTTCAACCAAGTTGAATCTAAAATGTGGCTTCTATAATTAATGGACTACTGTAGACATGTAAACAGCGCCATCTATCTTTGTATATTTGTATTACTGTAGTAGAGCGAAATTGGTTCATATAGGCCTACATATGATGTTTTTAAAAGGTcaaaaaattattaacaaattatTTGGCTATAAACGTGTTAAGGTATAGCCAATTCTTAATGCGTAGTATTTTATGTAGTTCTATCTGCACCAAAACAATATTTTCCATCGTGCAGATCAGCCTTAGCTCATGTTTTAACTCTCCAAAAtatgaagtaaataaataaaatgtcatgAGTATTTGTAATCACTTACACAAATAACTACTAGTATAAATAGAACATAATTTGTACTTAGTGTAAACGCATTTACTGCTATTAGTACTTCCCCTGCCTTTATGTTATATCTGGTTCACAAACCCTCTTAAGGATAAAACTGTTGTCATGTAGTTCAGAAGCTTCAATAAAGATATTCTGTTTTATATAAtgctgatgtttttttgttttttgttaattgCATGTCAGTGGATGGGGGAATCAATTTGATCCCAACATAGGTCACAACAAAATTTGTACAGACTTTCCAAAACACACCTATGCACCAAAACTTGACCCTAAATGAGAAATATTAACAGAAATTCATGAAAAAATTAATTAGAGCTGCAAAGCAATTAGTCACAGTTAATTGATTcatgtgtatataaatacacacacacacacatgttgggtttacatgttttatggggacattccataggcgtaatggtttttatactgtacaaaccgtactttctatcgccctaaccctaccctacacctaaacctagccctcacaggagattgtgcaaacttttacttcctcaaaaaaactcattgtgcatgatttataagcctgtttcctcatggggacctgagaaatgtccccacaaggtcaaaatctactggtattcctatccttgtggggacatttggtccccacaacgtgatgaataccaggtacacacacacacacacacacacacacacacacacacacacacacacacacacacacacatatgtatatatatattttttttttcaaaaatatttgtatgtatttgaatgtaaacacttgtatataatttatattatatctaaatattttacatataaatctagcATATTCtctcttaatatatacatgtatgtttgtgtatttatttatacatataagTATTCACAGTACACAAAcatatttacatttagacatttagcagactcttatccaaagcgacttacaaaagaggacaatggaagccaatcaaaatcaacaaaagagcaataacatgcaagtgctatgacaaggtttttttaattatataaaaaataaaaagaaaatagaataaaaattaaaaagcaaGTTAGTGTTAGGTGTATAGAATATATACAAATATGGAACATAAAAAGAACAGAGatagtgttctttttttttaagaaaacaagcagtaagtaaatgtaTAGAGTATAAGTCAAATGTTCATAGCCAAATAAaaatggaagagatgtgtttttaaccaattcttgaagatggctaagaaCTTTTTgccaggtcattccaccaggagggtacatttaatgtgaaagtctgtgaaagtgattttgtgcctctttgggatggcacaataatgtgCCATTCACTTGCAGAACGCAAGCTTTAGAGGGCACATAAATCTGAAGCAATGAATTTAgataaaggggtgcagagccagtggtggttttgtacgCAAAccttaatgccttgaatttttacatatagtatgcaaacataacaTATAAATCAAGCATATTTTCTCTTAAAATAtacatgtatgtttgtgtatttatatatacataataaatatacacagtacacaaacatatttacatttacatgtacatttagcagatgcttttatccaaagtgacttaaaaaagaggacaatggaagcaaatcaaaatcaacaaaagagcaataacatgcaagtgctatgacaagttttttttaaattatataataaataaaaagaaaatagaataaaaatgaaaaagcaaGTAAGTGTTAGAGGCCttctttttgccattttgttaattgtttaataaataaatagaacaaataATACAAAAAGAACATAGTGTTACTgcagtaagtaaatgaatagagtATAAGTCAAATCAAATAAAGATGGGCGAGATGTGTTTTTATccaattcttgaagatggctaaggacttttggcaggtcattccaccaggagaGTACATTTATGTGAAAGTCTGTGAaaggggacgttctaaaacgcttaacgtgaaaaacgcttaacgtggcttaacgtacgtaaaaaacgaccaggaaaccctaaatttgtgtcaaaccttacttggaacaaacactaactactatcaaaagaacgagtccTTATTCCACAGGTAAAGTGaagaatatcacgttaagcgttttctcccccatagaagcccattataaggaaacagcttaacgtggtttaacttacctcaacagcgaccagggaagaccaaacttctgtcaaattttacttataataaatactttatgctgtcaaaagaacgagctcttaatattcagcatataaagtaatcgccccccatagaagtccatttaaGAAACGCTTTAATGTGGCTTAATGGAGCTGAACAACGACCGGCAAAAAAACAATTTTGGTCAAaagttacatataataaacacttgctgctgtcaaaatacgagatctcattcagcataaAAAGAgaatatatcacgttaagcgtcccccatagataaataacttaacgtggtttaacgtatcttaaaACCAAATTTCTGATGTTACATAATAAATACTTGCAGTGtcagtgtttattatatgtaacgtTTGACCAAAATTCGTTCAGCTCCATTAAGCCACATTAAAGCGTTTTTTTAATGGACTTCCCTGGGGGGCgattactttatatgctgaatattaagagctcgttcttttgacagcagaaagtatttattataagtaaaatttgacagaagtttggtctcccctggtcgctgttgaggtaagttaaaccacgttaagctgtttcattATAaagggcttctatgggggaggaaacgcttaacgtgatattcttcactttatctgtggaataaggactcgttcttttgatggtagttagtgtttgttccaagtaaggtttgacacaaatttagggtttcctggtcgttttttacgtacgttaagccacgttaagcgtttttcacgttaagcgttttagaacgtccctgtGAAAGTGATTTAGTGATATTTAGATAAatgggtgcagagccagtggtggttttgtcgGCAAACAGTAATGCCTTGAATTTTTACATATAGTACGCAAAACATTACCTTTTATCTTGAATCGATCAGTCGCGACTAATCCTTTTGCAGCTCTAGCCTATAAAGTGAGATAAAGTGATGGAAGCTATACCAAGAGCATCTAAAAGTCATTAATTGAATGATTTTCTGTTGACTGCCATCTCCAACAAGAAGCTAAATGATCCACTTACTATTAGTGTGTGCTAACTTGACTGtcgcacatttattattatttttttttttacctttgccTTCTTGGATCATCTTCTCATCTCACTGCCCATCTGTTTGAGCGGCCTGTGGAACAAAAATGTGAGAAATACATTGTAAAGTTGTTTTAAAAGGTTTACAAAGTAATCACAGTCGTGTTTCTCGTTCGTTTATACCGTTTGTCACTCATGAGGGAACTGAAACAACTTGATTTAATTCGTTCGAGTGCAGTAAGTGAAGTCGATGACACTCCACACAACCAGAGGTCGCTGTGGGACAATCGGCGTTTGCAGCACTTTTCCCCGCTGCTTGTTGGTGCGATGATGTAATGAAGTAAAAGAAGAGTAAAGATGGCGGAGAATAGCGGCACGGATCCTGCCGTGGAGACGAACACTGAGGAAAATGCCGCCGCTAGCGCGACTATCATTAAGGTCACCGTCAAAACACCGAAGGACAAAGAAGAAATAGCCATCGCCGAGGATTCATCTGTCGCGCAGGTGATTTTTTCGCGGTTTCTTGTTGTTTGTATTACCCGGGCGTTCGTTACACCAGCGGCTAACAGCGTTAGCCGGAGAGCTAACGATTGACGACGAACAGTCCAAAGCCGAAAATCGTCGCAGGGAATATCTAGAAGGACTTCTACTTCTGTTATTAGTTAAATGAGCTTATTTTGAGCATCTTATCCATTGTTTTTGGTTTTTTAAAACGCGTGTAAAGTTGGGTTTTCTAACTCGCTGTTGTCGTTAAAGAAACGGCCTGCTCAGTTAGAAGGTTCTAGTGTGTCATCTTTGGTCGCGCTCTTTCTCTTTTGCTTTGTATTGTTGACTTTACGaatttatgaattaattaattagctTGTTAGATGGCATTTCTTTGAAATGAAGCGCTAGCAGTGTTTATATCAGTTCATTTGATCAGTTGCTGGTTAATTGTGATGGTTACGAGATCAGATTTAATAAAAGGGACTGTGATGTTGCACAACAGTGATGTTTTATGATCTGATTTCACGTATTACAACATAACCCGCATGTTTTGTCCTGTTAATAGTTTAAAGAGGAAATCTCCAAAAGATTTAAGGCGAAGCAGGACCAGTTGGTTCTGATTTTTGCCGGTAAGATCCTAAAGGATGGAGACACGCTCGGTCAGCATGGCATTAAAGACGGACTCACGGTTCACCTGGTCATCAAAACCGCACAAAAGTAAGAGGACCTGCTTTTAGGGTCAAACCCAACTGGTGTTTTCATTTGCAAAGCCATAATGTGCTGTAGGATAGTGGTTGTAtattatagagcactttgtgtttGTAGGGCTTCAGGTGGTGGTAGTTCGCAGACCTCTGCCTCTTCTGGCCCTGGACCATCACAGGGCAACACCACTGGAACCGCTATCCCCAGCCCGGCCGGCAACCTGGGCACACCCCAGGGCAGTGGGCCGTCCCCAACCCCGACACAGCCACCCAATGTACTAGGTGAGTAATGCTTTTAAGTTTGTTTATAGTAgatgttttaaatgtatttccAAAATATTGTTGGTGTTTTGTGTtgcaaccagtgttgttttcaaTCTAACTTTACAGTATTATTGTGGTGTctagatatattttttttctttctctaaaTTAGTTATTTTTCTACACACAATTGTTTAAAAGACAAACATTGTCAGTCCTAATAAACTACTTTTCTTTTGTCTTACCCTGGTTCTCCCTGTGTGTTTTCAGCTGGGTTTGGGGACCTTTCGGGCTTGGCTAACCTCGGTATGGGATCTGCCAACTTCATGGAGCTTCAGCAACAGATGCAGCGACAGCTCATGTCCAACCCCGAGATGCTGTCTCAGATCATGGAGAACCCGCTTGTGCAGAGCATGATGTCCAACCCCGACCTGATGAGGCAGATGATAGTGGCCAACCCACAGATGCAGCAACTAATGGAACGCAACCCAGAGATTTCACACATGCTCAATAACCCAGAGCTCATGAGACAGGTATGTTTACTTTCCATGCTGTAGTAAATATCCAAGTTAATTTCGCTTGATTTGTTTgcaataataaaatgttaaagtgAAATTCA encodes:
- the LOC141342811 gene encoding uncharacterized protein, which encodes MSLTVSQGQGLTVITVSSNPKSKWPVLCQILGFLCCSPVCSVSQGMKGKLKDVHTAFGVVQMIIGVLNIAVGIVFTCLGFYYNIFRIAFGPFWIGSVFLVVGILCILSAKFPSSCLLVIGMILNVVCAAFAITAVVLYSVDLAIDHTNVYCDNYNYYYPSYNDYGNRYRTPTPEDIRKTEMCLYYRNLSEIIFRGLDIMMIVLSVLQLCVSISFCVLTGKALCKKDEDAKSMEDPLLEDATAGSA